From Actinosynnema mirum DSM 43827, a single genomic window includes:
- a CDS encoding sugar phosphate isomerase/epimerase family protein — protein sequence MNRLSLNQKTVNGLGLAHAVEVCARFGIGAIGVWREPLHEFGVERGVELVRGSGLRVSSLCRGGFFTRPDRAEVIADNRAAIDETAALGAECLVLVVGGLPRGSRDLAGARERVRSVLAELAPYAADRGVLLALEPMHPIYCADRGVLSTLGQALDLAEEHEPSVVGVVVDTFHVWWDPDLAAQVARARGRIASFQVCDWITPLPADALLARGVMGDGHVDFRAVADLVVAAGYGGDVEVEIFNAELWASDADEAVALVRDRYDRHVGL from the coding sequence GTGAACCGGCTCTCGCTCAACCAGAAGACGGTGAACGGGCTCGGGCTGGCGCATGCGGTCGAGGTGTGCGCCAGGTTCGGCATCGGCGCCATCGGGGTGTGGCGGGAGCCGCTGCACGAGTTCGGCGTCGAGCGCGGCGTGGAGCTGGTGCGCGGGTCCGGGTTGCGGGTGTCCTCGCTGTGCCGGGGCGGGTTCTTCACCCGGCCGGACCGGGCCGAGGTGATCGCCGACAACCGGGCCGCGATCGACGAGACCGCCGCGCTGGGGGCCGAGTGCCTGGTGCTGGTGGTCGGCGGGCTGCCCCGGGGGTCCCGCGACCTGGCGGGCGCCCGCGAGCGGGTGCGGTCGGTGCTCGCCGAGCTCGCGCCGTACGCGGCGGACCGGGGCGTGCTGCTGGCGCTGGAGCCCATGCACCCGATCTACTGCGCCGACCGGGGGGTGCTGTCCACCCTCGGGCAGGCGCTCGACCTGGCCGAGGAGCACGAGCCCTCGGTGGTCGGGGTCGTCGTGGACACCTTCCACGTGTGGTGGGACCCGGACCTGGCCGCGCAGGTGGCGCGGGCCCGTGGCCGGATCGCCTCGTTCCAGGTGTGCGACTGGATCACGCCGCTGCCCGCCGACGCGCTGCTCGCGCGCGGGGTCATGGGCGACGGGCACGTGGACTTCCGCGCGGTCGCCGACCTGGTCGTGGCGGCCGGGTACGGGGGCGACGTGGAGGTGGAGATCTTCAACGCCGAGCTCTGGGCGAGCGATGCGGACGAGGCGGTCGCGCTGGTCAGGGACCG
- a CDS encoding dihydrodipicolinate synthase family protein, whose amino-acid sequence MSAKVVLPGGRVHVLREPVARVVSAEPFLTRVAFAAAHVVADPLGDNTPGAPAAIDWDATLAFRRHLWAHGLGVAEAMDTAQRGMGLDWAACRELIRRSAAEAGRGRIAAGAGTDHADGVSDVDGVLRAYAEQVEFVQSTGAQVVVMASRQLARVATSARDYRWVYDRLLPQVERPVILHWLGAAFDPSLEGYWGGADVGEATEAFLELVHEHRDRVDGVKVSLLDAGHERALRAALPEGVRLYTGDDHHYPELILGEDGRASDALLGVFAAIAPAASAALRALDEGDTATYLAQLEPTLPLARHVFAPPTFYYKTGIAFLAWISGLQPGFTMVGGLHSARSVPHLVQAFRHADAAGLLPDPELAAHRVALLLDAAGVAR is encoded by the coding sequence GTGAGCGCGAAGGTCGTCCTGCCCGGCGGGCGGGTCCACGTGCTGCGCGAGCCGGTCGCGCGGGTCGTCTCGGCCGAGCCGTTCCTGACCAGGGTGGCGTTCGCCGCCGCGCACGTGGTCGCGGACCCGTTGGGGGACAACACCCCCGGCGCGCCCGCCGCGATCGACTGGGACGCCACGCTCGCGTTCCGCAGGCACCTGTGGGCGCACGGGCTGGGCGTCGCCGAGGCGATGGACACCGCGCAGCGGGGCATGGGCCTGGACTGGGCCGCCTGCCGCGAGCTGATCCGGCGCAGCGCCGCCGAGGCCGGGCGCGGGCGGATCGCGGCGGGGGCGGGGACCGACCACGCGGACGGGGTGTCCGATGTGGACGGTGTGCTGCGCGCGTACGCCGAGCAGGTCGAGTTCGTGCAGTCCACGGGCGCGCAGGTCGTCGTCATGGCGAGCAGGCAGCTGGCGCGCGTCGCCACGTCGGCGCGCGACTACCGGTGGGTCTACGACCGGCTGCTGCCGCAGGTCGAGCGGCCGGTGATCCTGCACTGGCTGGGCGCCGCGTTCGACCCGAGCCTGGAGGGCTACTGGGGCGGCGCGGACGTCGGTGAGGCCACGGAGGCGTTCCTGGAGCTGGTGCACGAGCACCGGGACCGGGTCGACGGGGTCAAGGTGTCGCTGCTGGACGCCGGGCACGAGCGGGCGCTGCGCGCCGCGCTGCCGGAGGGCGTGCGGCTGTACACCGGCGACGACCACCACTACCCGGAGCTGATCCTGGGCGAGGACGGGCGGGCCAGCGACGCGCTGCTGGGGGTGTTCGCGGCGATCGCGCCCGCCGCGTCGGCGGCGTTGCGCGCCCTGGACGAGGGGGACACCGCGACCTACCTGGCTCAGCTGGAGCCCACGCTGCCGTTGGCGCGGCACGTGTTCGCGCCGCCGACGTTCTACTACAAGACCGGGATCGCGTTCCTGGCCTGGATCAGCGGGTTGCAGCCGGGGTTCACCATGGTCGGCGGGCTGCACAGCGCGCGGTCCGTGCCGCACCTGGTGCAGGCGTTCCGGCACGCGGACGCCGCCGGGCTGCTGCCCGACCCGGAGCTGGCCGCGCACCGGGTGGCGCTGCTGCTCGACGCGGCGGGGGTCGCCCGGTGA